A DNA window from Arachis hypogaea cultivar Tifrunner chromosome 18, arahy.Tifrunner.gnm2.J5K5, whole genome shotgun sequence contains the following coding sequences:
- the LOC112771100 gene encoding agamous-like MADS-box protein AGL80 — protein MARKKSKLEYIANNSKRRATFRARKTSLIKKIDEISTLCGVQSCAIIYPPNEPQPEVWPSPQKAKQVISKFKEIPKLEQNKRMLTQESLLRKRIQKAEDQLKKQKDENRQKEMSHLMFQCLSSGEVTGNASLIDLCDLSRLIDQTLKEIDLKIERIHDQEKMANQVEATQTQP, from the coding sequence ATGGCTAGAAAGAAGTCAAAGCTTGAATACATAGCAAACAACTCCAAGAGAAGGGCAACGTTTAGGGCAAGGAAAACTAGtttgataaaaaagattgatgAGATTAGCACCCTCTGTGGGGTTCAATCTTGTGCTATAATCTACCCTCCAAATGAACCTCAGCCAGAGGTTTGGCCATCACCTCAGAAGGCCAAACAAGTGATCTCCAAGTTTAAGGAAATTCCCAAATTGGAACAAAACAAGAGAATGTTAACCCAAGAAAGTTTGTTAAGGAAAAGAATCCAAAAGGCCGAAGACCAGCTAAAGAAACAAAAGGATGAAAATAGGCAGAAAGAGATGAGCCATCTAATGTTTCAGTGTCTGAGCTCTGGTGAGGTCACTGGTAATGCTAGCTTGATTGATCTTTGTGATCTCTCACGTTTAATTGATCAAACTCTAAAGGAAATTGACCTGAAGATTGAAAGGATCCATGATCAAGAAAAGATGGCAAATCAAGTTGA